The following are encoded in a window of Bos indicus x Bos taurus breed Angus x Brahman F1 hybrid chromosome 4, Bos_hybrid_MaternalHap_v2.0, whole genome shotgun sequence genomic DNA:
- the LOC113891642 gene encoding histone H3.3-like — protein sequence MARTKQTARKSTSGKAPRKQLATKAARKSAPSTGRVKKPHRYRPGTVALREIRRYQKSTELLIRKLPFQSLVREIAQDFKTDLRFQSAAIGALLEASEAYLVGLFEDTNLCAICAKRVTIMPKDIQLACRKCGERA from the coding sequence ATGGCTCGTACAAAGCAGACTGCCCGCAAATCGACCAGTGGTAAAGCACCGAGGAAGCAACTCGCTACAAAAGCCGCTCGCAAGAGTGCGCCCTCTACTGGACGGGTGAAGAAACCTCATCGTTACAGGCCTGGTACTGTGGCACTCCGTGAAATTAGACGTTATCAGAAGTCCACTGAACTTCTGATTCGCAAACTTCCCTTCCAGAGTCTGGTGCGGGAAATTGCTCAGGACTTCAAAACAGATCTGCGCTTCCAGAGTGCAGCTATTGGTGCTTTGCTGGAGGCAAGTGAGGCCTACCTGGTTGGCCTTTTTGAAGACACCAACCTGTGTGCTATCTGTGCCAAACGTGTAACAATTATGCCAAAAGACATTCAGCTAGCATGCCGCAAATGTGGAGAACGTGCTTAA